Within the Opitutaceae bacterium TAV5 genome, the region GAGGGCAACGGGAACCACGGAGCGAACAGGAGGCTGCGCACGATCCACCACAGAACCTCTTTCCAGCGAGGCGCTCCCCGGTGGAATTCCGGGTTCCGAAAACGGGTAAAATCGATCATGGTCAAAACTTCACGATCCGGAAAAAATCCGGATCTTCGGACAAACGATGCTCCAACCGGAGGGTTACACCACACATCCCGGTTTGGGCTCATCCCCAAGCACCCATTTATAACAAGCAATAAAATCCAGGGCGATCCGGTCCCACGAAAACCGTTCTTCCGCGATCCTTCGCCCGCGCCTTCCCATATCCGCCAGTTTTTCAGGAGACTGTCGTGTCGCATTGTCCAGTGCCGCAGCGATGTTCTCTACACTCACTGGCACCCACCAGCCGCACTGCTCCTGTTCCAGCACTTGCCAAGGAGCGCCATGCGTTGTGATCACCGGCAACCCGTGCGCCATCGCCTCTGCCACTGCGATGCCGAAATTTTCGCTGTGGGTTGGCAGAACAAACAAATCCGAATCCTGAAACGCCTGTGCTTTTGCCCTTCCCGTCAACGGCCCGGAAAAACGCACGACATCCGCCAGCCCCAAAAGGCCGGCCTGCCGCTCCAGGTCGGCCCGATGGCCACCCTCATCCGGTCCGGCAATGAGCAAGTCCCACCCCGCCGGCCTCACCCGAGCCCATGCTTCCAGCAAGAGCGGCAATCCTTTTTTGGGATGTATCCGGCTCAAAAACAGGGCGTTTTTCCGTTCTCCTTTCAGTCGTCCATTCGCCTGGGTTATCGCCAGTCGAGGCAATTCCACTCCATTGGGAATGATGGCAATGGGAGCGCCCAGCCCGCGCTCACGCAAACTTCGCGCTTCCTGGGCGGACGTGGCATGCAACAGCGCAGCGGACTCGAGATTGCGCCGTTCCAACAGCCACCACACCGGACGCTTTTTCCATGCGTGGTGCCGCCAGGCCCAAGGCTCCAACATACCCCGGACGGAAACGACATGCGGCCTGCGCCAACGACGCTTCCAAGCCAAAGCCACCCAGGATGGATGCAACCACAACCCATGAGTATGCAGCAGTTCCGCTCCGTCTTGCAGTATCGATTGACCAAAGCTTGGCGACCAACCCAACGACGAAACCAATACCCGCCCTGTACATCTCACCGGGGCACTCCACTTGTCGAGATGCGCCTTGGCCTCGCCCTGAAACGGCATTGCTACCGAGACGCCAAGCCCATACTCCGCCAAACTCTTTGTAAGATGGCGAATCGACTCAAACGGCCCTCCGGAAACCGGGGACAAAGGAGCGCTGACATGGAGAACGCGCATCGATTCAAAACATTTTGCCAAAAATGGACAGAGTGGCTCGCCTCGGACCGCGTGGACCGTTCTCAAACCCTTTTCATCACTCCTTCACGCGACTACCACCCCATGATGCCAACCCACCCCCGGAATTCATCGGTATCCGCTCCCTGCGGTAGTGGACTCTTCGTACCGCCAGCATGAAGATCATCCAGAAAAGAAACGCGAAACAGTTCCCCGCCGAATAGATAGACGATTCAAATATGCACACGACCAAGCCACTGATCAGAGTGCCGGCATAGATGACCAGATTGAAATCCCTGTACCACCACACGATCAGACACCATCCGGTAAATCCCCACAACAGCCCAAAAAACAGATACGCCAGTGGCCGGCCCAGTTGGACGGTCAGCCCATAGTAAGCGCTCATCACTCCGTAACCGCGCAATCTCAGATCAAAAAGTGAAACTCCATAGTGTTCATGGATCACCCTATCCGTGGCAAACCCATGCCCCAGCCAAGGTCGTTTGTCGGTATAGTTTCGGCCCATTTCCCAGAATTCTGTCCGCGTTGAGCCGCTCCCCAAACTCTCCACCCGGAGAACCCGCTCCTTGAAAAAATCCGTCTGACTCGCCGCACCTCCCCCCGTCACTGCCGCCACCGCGAGTATCCAGGCCCATGTAGTTCGACGGGCCGCCAAAGGTACGAAAAACACCACACACGCAACCACTACCCCCAGCAAGGCTGATCGCGTGCCACAGGCCACCAGATTCGCCCCCAGCACCGCGGCCACCACCATATCCCACCTGGCTCGCGAACGCAGCCACCGCCCAACTGCAACCGGCAGTGCAAC harbors:
- a CDS encoding glycosyl transferase, whose amino-acid sequence is MRVLHVSAPLSPVSGGPFESIRHLTKSLAEYGLGVSVAMPFQGEAKAHLDKWSAPVRCTGRVLVSSLGWSPSFGQSILQDGAELLHTHGLWLHPSWVALAWKRRWRRPHVVSVRGMLEPWAWRHHAWKKRPVWWLLERRNLESAALLHATSAQEARSLRERGLGAPIAIIPNGVELPRLAITQANGRLKGERKNALFLSRIHPKKGLPLLLEAWARVRPAGWDLLIAGPDEGGHRADLERQAGLLGLADVVRFSGPLTGRAKAQAFQDSDLFVLPTHSENFGIAVAEAMAHGLPVITTHGAPWQVLEQEQCGWWVPVSVENIAAALDNATRQSPEKLADMGRRGRRIAEERFSWDRIALDFIACYKWVLGDEPKPGCVV